The Anabas testudineus chromosome 5, fAnaTes1.2, whole genome shotgun sequence region TACTTGTCTTGCAAAGTAGACGACTCACTCTTCACAAATAATTAACCTATAAGATGTCTTTATGCACTGGAAAGTCCAATTTTagcattttcacagtttcatcAGGTGAAGAGCGCTTGAAGGCAAGATAGGAGTTTTCCTATTAAACACAGAGTCTTGATAAGTATAATAACTTAAGAGTATGTTAATATGTGACAAGACAGTCTAAAGAGGtacaatttaaaacatgtcaaaccGGGCTTTAGATTCTCCATGGTCACAGgaatattatgttttgttttaaggttgattttctgttattttacagattttaagGATTTGTTTACATCTTGTACTACTGCCATGGCAAACCAGTGataactgaaaacattttagcacCCGAAGACTCTATTTCAGCCGAAGAGAGACAGCAGCCATGGCGAGATGATATCAAAGTTCGTCGTGGGGAATTTTCAGAGCATGATCACAGAGGTCTGCGGAGcacaagacataaaaaaagttaaaatacagctgatatagtagtaattaaataatgtatttaacaaaGGAGGATTGGAATGTACCTGTCCTTTTGCTGCAGAGTTTGTCTTTTACATTATCTGTCTCATGAGCGAAGAATTCAATTATTTCATCTTCATGCTGCTCAACAACTGTTTCACACTGGGGAAAGTCAAAATACATAGTTTAGGGTCACATTCAAGGTCCCGCTTCACACAAATTCAATTACCAGTTCATTCGATATAATatcttaaataaaatgaaacagaaaactTACTGCGAATTTTAAACTGGCTGTAACTCTTGAATCCAGCGTGGCCTCTGAGAGATCCATGGCCCCACCACTCCGAGGTTTTATCCTAATGTAGGACTTCCGGTTTGTAGAAGAATCCATTTTTTCCGCATAGTCCTCCAtcctttcacacacactctccatcaGCTCCAGGAGGTTTCCTTCTGAGCGAGCCAGAGGAACCTGGTGGCACAAAGTAGCAGTAGTTTCTGACCATGCTAGCACATTCAggtaattatattatttttaaaaaatatgtatgtatgctaTCACAGTTTTATCATGTCCATGCTGAATTCTTTGGGGGTCCTTTGGTTTGAGCAACATTGCCAATGGTGTCAAAGGGATGTCCTACACTGTGTTTTACTTAGTAAAAATGTACTAATGTCTACCAGGTAGTCACACATTATACTCACTTCAACAAGTGTTGTATGGAATCATCAGCCATGTTTTGCCTATCGGGGTTTAGTATACATATatagtggaaagagaaaagtatgtgaaccttttaaaatgttaatttgtcataaaatgttatctgatcttcagcTAGGTCAAGAGTATGAAAAAATATAAGACACAATGGGACTGTGGCGACTCgaccaagaagtgggcggccagtcaaaatgactccaagagcACAACCCCCAGTTTTGTCAAGATAAACTACACTATGAAGTTTAAAAATATGATTGATCCTTCTTTGATTTAGATACAAAACCAGTCCTCTGTTTATAAAGGTCTAAGCAGATGTGCAGCACTAAGCTGTTTCACTGCCATGCAGCCTACAGTCGGGGTTGGACCAACATTACTACGTGGCTGAGCTACTGTACCTCACCTCTCTCATGGACTGGCTGCCATCCGGGTTGATCCTGAAGGATCCTGTCTGGATCATTTTCTTAGGATCTATCTGGGAGATGGCCCACTCCATTTCATCGACCAGTGCCCTGCAGGCTGTGggggagacacagacacagacacagacacagacagaggagccCATGAGGACTTTTCTGTAGGTGCTGACCAGAGTGTGAGACGGAGATACTACACATACCTCCACATCTGATGTCCTGTCCTTGTCTGGCGGCCTGGCTGAGGCTCAGGAGGAGGCACAGGATCACCCCCGACGTGACCAGGACAGCAGCTTCCCTCATTGTCGATCTGCGAACAGATTTCAGCATCACACAAGCTGACACATCATCTGGCAAAAGACACGTTCAACGGACTCGGTTAGCCCCCGCTAGTCCCAGTGACCTGCCCGTGCGGCCAGCGTTCAGACAGACCCAGACAGGGACACCGAGCCCCGGTTTGTTCAACTTTTCATTCAACTCACTCGTTTCGGGCCGTGTTTGTGGAGACGGACCTCCTTCACGCTGCTCCACCGTGTCCCATCGCGTTCGGTGAAATGTGTGGTGACGTAGGCAGCGGCGCCAACGGCCAGGATGTAGCCGCgcgaggagagagggaggagagagagcgcCCCCGCGCGACGGGGAGGACTTTAAAAAGGCTCGCCATGGAAACGCTCAGCCGTTACCGTGGCAACCGGCGCGGGGCCACTTGGTTAAGTTACATGCTATGTTTTGATagcctatatatatatttagggAGTTTTTTTATAACAGCTAATATGGGAATTCACAATACGATAGGGAAGATGAAATTCTTTGCTTACATAATAAAAGTATTAGgtctaatataaaaaaaatgttaacgTTAAAACTTAACGCGCTAAGTTGACTGGCATTTCTTGTGCATGGGAACATAATAACATAGTTATGCTAAGAGTGAGGAGCACTGAGGAGCAGACGCCTCATGGATGAATTCCTGTCTTTCTCAATAAAGGAAGAATCAACAAAGATTTGCAAACAAAGACTTTTATGGTAACATATTCaaggacatttttacattttcttaaccAGAAAGT contains the following coding sequences:
- the cnpy2 gene encoding protein canopy homolog 2 isoform X2, translated to MREAAVLVTSGVILCLLLSLSQAARQGQDIRCGACRALVDEMEWAISQIDPKKMIQTGSFRINPDGSQSMREVPLARSEGNLLELMESVCERMEDYAEKMDSSTNRKSYIRIKPRSGGAMDLSEATLDSRVTASLKFACETVVEQHEDEIIEFFAHETDNVKDKLCSKRTDLCDHALKIPHDEL
- the cnpy2 gene encoding protein canopy homolog 2 isoform X1 translates to MLKSVRRSTMREAAVLVTSGVILCLLLSLSQAARQGQDIRCGACRALVDEMEWAISQIDPKKMIQTGSFRINPDGSQSMREVPLARSEGNLLELMESVCERMEDYAEKMDSSTNRKSYIRIKPRSGGAMDLSEATLDSRVTASLKFACETVVEQHEDEIIEFFAHETDNVKDKLCSKRTDLCDHALKIPHDEL